In a genomic window of Diadema setosum chromosome 3, eeDiaSeto1, whole genome shotgun sequence:
- the LOC140246835 gene encoding lysosomal proton-coupled steroid conjugate and bile acid symporter SLC46A3-like, producing MSDSGVKGEEFMGRAGERVEPKLRVASRRRKGGAKTDGSRLSQAGERAEPKLWELPLESKRVEPMLGSVASRRQQGGYKGYLYRLDTDMGDDIDNVQFPGRVAPRKFKLIVEPLTVIFMLAYGLLNTLRVEYLDKRLMQEVNFTRTSSNTSLVCSLNESSHDYELYVEVQDQTSYWTLYLAVAQAVPALVSANVLGAVSDLKGRRVAMVFPIIGYIIYSIINALTAIFHWPLYILIIGAVPLGMCGDFFTLVASSFAYVADTTTPKQRTYRMVILECMTSLSPGIGQVAVGFMVQKTGFPPVYFLITGLMLVCLVYLYFLPESLTKATAKSTNANSATREPSRRSFNVAKFFRSLADLFRPDENGRCWKMISYNVILFEFVLLIVSFLSISVLFATGEPFCWSPAQIGLFNGLTFIFAGFGLVVGGYVIRICCSDHLTMQFSILSFMASLLMLAFAKNDVMIFLVTAVGCLRMLAMPICRAKMSKLVSPSDQGILFACSGCIQSVATLLSPLIFNALYPLTLRVSNGFSFVVMATTLLVPVAITAALQIDDRRNKPVKYAPVQ from the exons ATGAGTGATAGCGGAGTGAAGGGGGAGGAGTTTATGGGGAGG GCAGGCGAAAGGGTGGAGCCAAAGTTGAGAGTTGCCTCTCGCAGGCGAAAGGGCGGAGCCAAAACCGATGGGAGTCGCCTCTCGCAGGCAGGCGAAAGGGCGGAGCCAAAACTGTGGGAGTTACCTCTCGAAAGCAAAAGGGTGGAGCCAATGCTGGGATCAGTTGCCTCTCGCAGGCAACAGGGTGGATACAAAG GTTACTTGTACCGGTTGGACACCGACATGGGTGACGACATCGACAACGTTCAATTTCCAGGGCGGGTCGCCCCGCGAAAGTTCAAACTCATCGTCGAGCCCTTGACCGTGATCTTCATGCTGGCGTACGGGTTGCTCAACACGCTGAGAGTCGAATATTTGGACAAACGACTGATGCAGGAGGTTAACTTCACACGGACATCTAGTAACACCAGTCTCGTCTGCTCGCTCAACGAGTCATCTCATGACTACGAGCTCTACGTAGAGGTGCAAGACCAGACGTCCTATTGGACGCTCTACCTAGCCGTCGCTCAAGCCGTTCCAGCACTGGTGTCGGCCAACGTCCTCGGCGCTGTCAGTGACTTAAAGGGAAGACGCGTTGCAATGGTGTTCCCTATCATCGGCTATATCATTTACTCCATCATTAACGCCTTGACTGCCATCTTCCACTGGCCTCTATACATCCTCATCATTGGAGCTGTGCCGCTAGGGATGTGCGGCGACTTTTTCACGCTGGTGGCGAGCTCGTTCGCTTACGTCGCCGACACGACGACGCCCAAACAGCGAACCTACCGAATGGTGATCCTTGAATGCATGACGTCACTCAGTCCCGGGATCGGACAGGTTGCCGTTGGATTCATGGTGCAGAAGACGGGATTCCCGCCGGTCTATTTCCTTATTACAGGTCTCATGCTCGTTTGCCTCGTGTACCTCTACTTCCTCCCCGAAAGCCTCACGAAGGCAACCGCCAAGTCAACGAACGCTAATTCGGCCACTCGGGAACCTTCGCGCAGAAGCTTCAACGTGGCGAAATTTTTCAGGAGTCTGGCCGATCTCTTCCGACCGGACGAGAACGGGCGATGCTGGAAGATGATTTCATACAATGTGATCCTCTTCGAATTCGTCCTTCTCATCGTCTCTTTTCTCTCTATTAGTGTCCTGTTTGCAACAG GTGAACCGTTTTGCTGGTCCCCTGCGCAAATCGGACTTTTCAACGGCTTAACGTTCATTTTTGCGGGATTTG GTCTGGTGGTCGGTGGTTACGTCATCAGAATCTGCTGCTCCGATCATCTCACTATGCAGTTCTCCATTCTCTCCTTCATGGCTTCCCTCCTCATGCTGGCCTTCGCCAAgaatgacgtcatgatattCCTGG TAACGGCGGTGGGATGTCTGCGAATGCTGGCGATGCCGATCTGCCGCGCCAAGATGTCCAAACTGGTCTCGCCCAGTGATCAAG GAATCCTCTTTGCTTGCAGTGGCTGCATTCAGAGCGTCGCTACCCTCCTCTCGCCTCTCATCTTTAACGCCCTCTACCCACTCACGCTGCGTGTGTCGAATGGCTTCAGCttcgttgtcatggcaaccacTCTTCTTGTTCCAGTCGCGATTACTGC GGCGCTCCAGATAGACGACCGTCGAAACAAACCCGTGAAGTACGCACCGGTCCAATGA